The Pichia kudriavzevii chromosome 3, complete sequence nucleotide sequence GACTTGGCTAATTTTTCCTCGTCTGGGTTGGCCATGTTGATAAAGTATGAGCCATGAGGAAGAACATCCGTTCGAGGATTATAGTTGTGTTGCCTGCACAAATCTTTGAACTTTTTAGCATCTTCGGGAGAAATTTGAGGTGATTCCCATCTTCTTGGAGATTTTAGAAACAAAGCAAACGAATTGCAACCTAATGCTGCAGCATTAGTAACGGCATTATAAACTCCCCCTCCCATACCAACATGGGCTCCAAATTTTTTTGGTGTATCGAGTAACCTTTCAAATGTGGGTTTTGCTACTTTAGCTTTCACTTTCCGTGGGGGCATTGCTGTTCGTACTGACTATGGGAAGGTATGCTAAAGGTATCGggaacttttttttttcattgacaCTCACATAGAACCGACAAAGTCCAACACGTATATTTCATGTCCTAAAAATCTaggggaaaaaaagttgaagacgcgttgattttattgaataGAATTGTCTGCGCCTGGTATCTCTCCAAGGTTGGGTCTAAACTCAGATTTCTATATCCATTTCTCCGTTCTTGAACCGTTGATAGAGTTTCTTTTCTAGTTTCATTTTACTTCCCTGAGAAAATTTATTCTCTAGGAACAATTTGAGTTTAGGTTCAATTTGGGGTTTTATGTCACCATCAAAGCCAATGAAATTGTAGACCGAATTAGAATCTCTGAAAGACAGTGTCTTGACTATTTGTGCATCATTTGTAATCTTAAAATAAATTTCAAACGAATCTAACAACTCAGTTTGGCCAGAGAGGCTGTCTATGATTATTTTCTCGTTTAAAGGAGGATACATTCCACAAATTGTAACTTCTTCATATTGGGTAGAAGGTATGTTGTTTTCCCTCCCTAGGACAGATGCCGTGAGTCCCCATTGATCATCGTTTGATTCTTGTTTTACCAAATTGGCCACAATATCTTGGACCAGATTACGTTCTGCTACGTTTCTCAAGTTGCTCCCACATGGATCATTGAGATGCCTAAGGTTCAAAGGATTGTGATACTGAGCTTGCGATTCAATAAAATCTGGTTGTGTTTGAAACTCATTCACAAAGGAATTTTGTGACGCTGCTACACCAATTTCATCAGCCATCTCCCAAATTCCATATTTATGATCCAGCTCTTCTCTCCATGAAGAGGGACAGTATTTTATTATGTTCTGGAGGACGCGTATTAACTTTGTATCCTTTCTATTAACACTGTTAATCACATCGGATTTCTTCATTACCTGGATATTACATTTGCcaaaatcaatgatatcCCTGTACCTCTTCATCCTACCGCTAACTTTTaagaaaactttggaaGAGTAAATGTTGTTCGGTGGATCCTTAGAAGCTACTGGCAACATCTCAGAGGAAAGAAACGCGTTAGCGTGACGCCTGCCTGTTTCGAAAAGAACAACTTTATCCAAGGGCAACTGTATTCCGTTTCGAAGCTTACAATCGTCAAAAAATACATGTGGGTGACCCCTATTATAATTAGTTGTGAAATCAGTACCATAAAACGTCACAAAAGTTTCAGACCTAAAGTTTATATGGTAGtttaataataacaaataCATCACACAATCAGTGAATTTTCCTTCCTCTGGCAGTTCTCCTATTCTTATTTCTTCATTCAAATACACATTCATTCTTTTCTGATTGTATAAACCCTGAGGTCAGTAAAAAACCATCATAACCGTTACCACCACTTcaagaatatcaaaagttAGTCGTGTATCCATTTGCTCGccttcattgaattttcctttgatttccattttaaTCTAATTGTTCTCAACTTTCTCAATGGATACACGTACATGGGCAACTACTcatatttgaaacattAGAGACATAATACCGCTGCTTGgataaataaataatacCAAAAATGAgtaaaaataacaaaaggCAATTTAAACTACCAGGTTCAGTTTTAGCCAAAATACGAGCGCCAGATAGTGAGCAAGATACATCTAAAGAGCCGTTAACAGCTGTAGATTTTAATGAACAGGGAATGGTTTTCGAAGAATCAGGAGATAGATGGTTCAGTTCAGATTTATCGAAGGCATTGAGGTTTTATTATCGTGCTCACGAAAGCTACAAACAAGCGTTAAAATTGGACCCTCTTTTGAATGGGGCTTTATACAACTTACCACGATTAGAATTTGAAGTTTACAATAAATTTACAAAAGACGAATCAGTTATCTCGGATGACCTCATCAACTGTGCTGATGCTTTGAACAGTTGTGGACCAGAAGGCCTTTTCAAGGATATCCAATCTCTATgcaaaagttttgaagtATCGATAAACATCTTACACCAGGCTGGTAAGGCAGAATTCATCGAGTGGGCTTCCTATTTTAATATGGCGATGTGCTACTTCGAatacattgaaaacatgGGAAATGATCCGTCTTGCTTACAAAACCTaggtttgaaaaatgagtTGATCCTGACAGTACAAAGGTGTATTTCTCTATTCGACAAGGTGTTTTGTCATATGACCAATGTCTTGAATAACAATGCCATAGATGAAACTGTAAATTTGGAAGCGGCGGCTGTCGTTTGTACTGAAAGTTATCGTATGCTGGCTTCCGTATATGAAACTTTGTACAATGCGGACTTGGTCGCTGTGATGGATAGTATTACTAGTGACTTTATCACAAAGATTGACTCTTTCGCATCTACTTTGTCAATTGATATCATTCCCCCTGACACTTTAActactttgaaaatagcaaaatTGATGCTTAATGCTTCGAGACATCAAGAGTTTGGACAATTCTTGCAAGTTTGGTCTTCAGAAAATGAATTAAATGACATTCTAGAAAAACAATTATTAGAGGCGTCATCCATTCGATCTTTTCTGGAAAAATATGAAACAAATGATATCCAGATACCCTTGGAAATAAAATGGAGTGTTCTATCTGTAATGGCCAATCAATATCGAGtcatcaataacaaattAAGAGAGGAAATTACTCTGTTGGAGAACTCGAAGTCTTCTGAAAACGATGCTTTGAGCAGCAAGATCTCCTTGCTTTGCTCTGTTTTTATAGAAAGGGCAGATATTGATCTAGAGAGGTCATTGATGGAGACACCTGATGCAATGCAACATAAGAGTATATTGTTTAACAACTGTAAGAATTTCCTCAAAAATGCACTAATATTTTCTAAGAAATCAGGTGGATTAAGGGAATCGATTAGTGGCAAAAACattcgaaaaaaaaagcaaagagaAGCTTTGATGAGGTTGTGTTTGATTGAAGGAAAATCCCAAGACGAATGGAATCAAATTATCGGAGAGAAGTATTGGCCcgttgaaattgaagctaTTGCAAATGTGGATGCTTAcaaaaatttcttcagCTAAACTTAGGATACACTCAGCTTTGTGAATATTATATAATAGAATCGTTTATAAACTTCCATACAATTAAATGACTTCactattaaaaaaaaaagaagcttCTTTCAGTAGGATTGCATGGTTTCTCCTCAATGCCTAAGCTAGGAGATTGTTCACACTTTTCCAATTGGTAGTCATCATAAAAACTCCTATAAAAAGAGAATCTCCGAGACCGGGAATTGAACCCGGGTCTCCCGCGTGACAAGCGGAAATTCTAGCCACTAAACTATCTCGGATTTCTTGTTACTGTAACCGACTTGGAGTTAGCTGTCGAAATTATTTCCTATTTTGGGATGTTTCGACGgttgaatctttttaaGAATAAACATTAATCCTATCAATAGCTACAATATTGTATATAACATTGGTAATTATGATACATGTATTAGTAGGTACGCAATAGGTGTATAATCGTACGAGTAGACAATAAGCGTGGTGAAAATTAGTTGTAGTAGAACTAGTAAAAaatttctctctctctccttCTGCCGTTTTCATTCCTGATTATGAGCCATATTAGCTAGATCAATTCTTTATAACAGGATATTGTCTGTCTTTTATACTTCACGTCCACAACCAGGAATTACCTTTGTTATCTTTCCTATTCTAAATTCGAAACCTTAACATGAGTATGTTATCGAGTATCTACTGGcacttccttttttggaaaacatcCTGAAAAATCCCTTTCATGTTACTAGAttattttggaaacttgTGCTATCAAATTTCAAGtcaataatttgaaaatttattaaCTTGAGATATATGTGTCCAAGATTATTCTCTCAATGAAAACATTCTATATTTCTATGTATTTTAttaatatttttgttgaaaaccAACATTTGAATCTTCTAGTATCTTTACTTCCAGAGTAACAACAAGtaaaaatcaacaagatcTAATACTAAGTGGTAACTTGACTTGGTATAAGTATTagatttatttattattaattgaagaaataagTGATGCTATTGACCGGTTACTCTTGCTCATAAATACATAATTAGTCATAATTACCCTAAAACAGCAGTCGACAGGAGGCAAGTCCGATCTCACCTAATCTTTAGCCAACTTAGAATTGAACGAATTACGTAGTTTACATCCAGAACTAGATCTTCTGTACATCTATCTGGTGTGGAGTACCGATAGCCTATATGAATATTTTCTATCGAGTTAACACAATTCTTTCCTTTATAATAGTAAACATAAATGAGCGTATATAATAGGAAACGTTACTTCTTTGGTTTAACGGCTTGCCTCTGTATCGGGTTACTTGGCTTCTGATACTTTATTCAGGTTTATGTTTTGGGTATGATACTGTCTTTTGATTACAGTGTATATTTGAATACAACTTCATTTGAGAAGctgattttcttgataaaaCAAACACATTATAAAAACTGATAAACCATGAGAGTGTACCGATAAGTAAATTAGACAGAATGAAGGCACCTGGCactttgaacaaaaatagGTAGTATAGGAAAGTTAGTAAGGAAGGCACAACGATTCCGATAAAGTGGGCTCTCCAGTGGGAGAGAAATTAACCTTTTGATGTAATTTGTAAAAGGTAAAATAATCATTAAATCAGGAAAGGTGAACAAAAAATGATGTAAAAATTGCATTATAAAATCAGGTCATTGTCTTTTCTTGATTATTTTTAAACTAGATTCATTAAAATAAATGTTTTCTTGTAATTAATCACAGTaaggattttttttttaataaagaGATGCATAATCACCAACGCtttttattgaagaaatgagaGAATTATTTTTGTTCATACTTTGACATGTATCACTTGATTTAGTTATTGAATAACTTTTGCAAATAGGTCTTATTAACAAGcgataataaaaaaatggtTTGAGGTTTGCTTCAAAACAAAGCACCAATCTcctttttgttgaaaaggTTATAAAAAACTATTTATTCAGAAAAGCTTTATGTATAATTGTATGAATTAACCAGGCAAGtagttgatgaaaatgttgatcAACTTGTAAGAAACAGCAGCTTCTATTGGTTGGTGAAGTTTATGCTTCATGAAGTAGCTCCAACAAACAAACCGTATCATGCTTTTTATGTgatttattgttttcaagttcataCAAATATAACCCCCCTCCCCCCTATTACTTTTGGCCCTTCTTTTAATGCATTAGCCTATTTGTATTCTTTAAGAACGGTAGTGGCATTATAAAGCAAATTACTATCACTCAGCGCTATTAATAGAAATAGCATATTGAAAGCACGTGAAACGGACTTATAATGAGAAGAGTGAATGCCATTCGACTTGCAACAATCATTAGTTTCAACTAACTACTGGCAGTTGAAAAGGATTGGCATGCGCTAATGTGGTCTTTttaaaaacattttttggCTTCTCAACTAATAAAGTCATCCAAAACCTAGATATAGAGATTCTAGTAAAAAGGTTGAataattttcaagaaaGTTATTAAGGAAAAGGGAAGTCAAGTGTAAAAAAGTGAtataaaaaagaatacTAGTATTTTTTAAAGTAAACTTTAACTAAACTATCGATGGTGGAATGTATCTTCTTACTACTCAGGTGTTAGTAAAACCACTATATGTTCGAATTTGGGACCGAAACTATATCAACCAATTATTAGAAATACAAACATTTTGCTGTGaaaacaattccaaataggttcttcaccttcaacaAGAAAGAGCTGCATTTTAATATTTACAAGAGAGTACCTGGAAAAGAACTGTAATAAACAACCACACAACAGTCCAATGAACAATAAGCTGAAAAAAGGCTTGTAAAATCATTTGCTCAACTACAGATTAATATATGGGTCATTCTGTTAATCAAAACACATGAGTAACACATAAATTATGCAGATTAAAACTTATTATACTCAAGAATGTCTAAGTGaaatttttattattatagGCGTACAGTTGCAGGTTCGAGAAACAATTATTACAAGTACCCCTCGGGGCAAGTGAACTCTAAAACTCAATActcattgaaaatttcataTTGCCCCTTAAAGGTACACCAACAACTGATATTATGTTTATACTTAGCCCGATGCGGCAATGTCATGATCATTAAACTTCCTAAAAGGAAATAACTAACTTTTTATTATAATATCATTACCTAAGTAGGAAATGACTGAGAAATTCTTTCAAGATGTTTACCTTTTTCTCGAATAGGAAATTTCAACTACGGAGGTTTgttttatgttttcaatattaataTATTTCCTGCTATTCTTATAAGCCATGAAACCAATGAAGACGCAAGGAAATATCCTAGTGACCTGCAATACTATACACCTTTTAGCAACTCAAACTATATGTGCAATCAAGCAAACTTATGTATAAATTaattatgaaaaaaaaaaacagatcGCTTTTGAACCTAATTAGGAAATAGTTTTTTCCGATTCCATTGTTTTGACAAGttctgttttgatttcattgtatGCCAGCCACCCTACTTCTTCGATGATGCAAATCTTACAGGATCATGTAGTCTATCTCTACCAAGCCATTTAGTCTATTTTTGAaacctctttttttttatactACTTGTAAGATTCTCTATCAAATCTTCtatttttatcatttgGATAAACAATTTGACCAAACATTAGTATCAATAGGCCAAGTATAGCAAACACTTAGCAAAGCAAGATAAATTCCATTTACCCAAGCGACCGAGACAGCAGAAAAGCTCCAAACATTTATTTCTCCAATCCATAAAACCTTATATTCTATCAGTTTATTTTCcctattattattttttttggagaCAGCTAACATAACCTGAAGTATTAGTGTCATAAATACTATATAGATCTGCTCAGATAGTAGCAATTCATTCGTTTAAGCTAAACAGCGTCCCCAACTATGTCTACTTTAAATTTACACTCAAATCCATTCTTACAATCATATAAATTATTTGACAGTCCAATGCCAACCACAGTTACTCATATTCCAAGGACTTGCTCCCCTTCACCTACCCTTTCTCTTGAACGGAAGAGAAAATTGGATGGCGATCTTTTAACAACACCAGTGAGACCAAATAGTGAAGATAATGCTTTGGTTACTCCGCCACGTTCAACAAAAAGGTCCAAAACAACCCCATCCTCTCCCATAAGAGACCATCATTTATAC carries:
- a CDS encoding uncharacterized protein (PKUD0C09870) — encoded protein: MNVYLNEEIRIGELPEEGKFTDCVMYLLLLNYHINFRSETFVTFYGTDFTTNYNRGHPHVFFDDCKLRNGIQLPLDKVVLFETGRRHANAFLSSEMLPVASKDPPNNIYSSKVFLKVSGRMKRYRDIIDFGKCNIQVMKKSDVINSVNRKDTKLIRVLQNIIKYCPSSWREELDHKYGIWEMADEIGVAASQNSFVNEFQTQPDFIESQAQYHNPLNLRHLNDPCGSNLRNVAERNLVQDIVANLVKQESNDDQWGLTASVLGRENNIPSTQYEEVTICGMYPPLNEKIIIDSLSGQTELLDSFEIYFKITNDAQIVKTLSFRDSNSVYNFIGFDGDIKPQIEPKLKLFLENKFSQGSKMKLEKKLYQRFKNGEMDIEI
- a CDS encoding uncharacterized protein (PKUD0C09880; similar to Saccharomyces cerevisiae YNL193W; ancestral locus Anc_2.57) — its product is MSKNNKRQFKLPGSVLAKIRAPDSEQDTSKEPLTAVDFNEQGMVFEESGDRWFSSDLSKALRFYYRAHESYKQALKLDPLLNGALYNLPRLEFEVYNKFTKDESVISDDLINCADALNSCGPEGLFKDIQSLCKSFEVSINILHQAGKAEFIEWASYFNMAMCYFEYIENMGNDPSCLQNLGLKNELILTVQRCISLFDKVFCHMTNVLNNNAIDETVNLEAAAVVCTESYRMLASVYETLYNADLVAVMDSITSDFITKIDSFASTLSIDIIPPDTLTTLKIAKLMLNASRHQEFGQFLQVWSSENELNDILEKQLLEASSIRSFLEKYETNDIQIPLEIKWSVLSVMANQYRVINNKLREEITLLENSKSSENDALSSKISLLCSVFIERADIDLERSLMETPDAMQHKSILFNNCKNFLKNALIFSKKSGGLRESISGKNIRKKKQREALMRLCLIEGKSQDEWNQIIGEKYWPVEIEAIANVDAYKNFFS